A single Agromyces sp. CF514 DNA region contains:
- the ftsW gene encoding putative lipid II flippase FtsW: MPTPPRTARTNPIPEADRGGVAARIRLGRVLRVESKDYLLLLSTVVFLVLFGLVMVLSSSTVESRLEDGGFFVQATRQGMFALIGLPVMLIASRMPERFWMRMAWPLLIGACVLQVLVVATPLGVEVGGNTNWLDLAGVQFQPSEIIKVALVIWLGLIVTKKQAYLGDFGKGVLPILLVGGGAIGLVLLGGDLGTVMIMGAMLLGTLFLIGVRFRLLLPPVLISAAVFVIVAVSSDNRMRRITAFLQENCEQGSGDDCWQIQHGRFALANGGIFGVGLGNSTAKWSWLPAADNDFIFAIIGEELGLIGAIVVIALFVLLAVAFARVLRSAQTPFAKTVTAAVMVWVIGQACVNIGVVLGVFPVLGVPLPLVSAGGTALVTTLFAIGVVLSVARDPAATARAAARFAARSAARAGRTR, from the coding sequence ATGCCGACTCCGCCCCGCACGGCCCGCACGAACCCGATACCCGAGGCTGATCGCGGCGGCGTCGCGGCCCGCATCCGCCTCGGCCGGGTACTCAGGGTCGAGTCCAAGGACTACCTGCTGCTGCTCAGCACGGTCGTCTTCCTCGTGCTCTTCGGCCTGGTCATGGTGCTCTCGTCGTCCACGGTGGAGTCGCGCCTCGAGGACGGCGGCTTCTTCGTGCAGGCGACCAGGCAGGGGATGTTCGCCCTGATCGGACTGCCCGTCATGCTCATCGCGAGCCGCATGCCCGAACGATTCTGGATGCGGATGGCCTGGCCGTTGCTCATCGGGGCCTGCGTCCTTCAGGTGCTCGTCGTCGCGACGCCCCTCGGCGTCGAGGTCGGCGGCAACACGAACTGGCTCGACCTCGCCGGCGTGCAGTTCCAGCCGTCCGAGATCATCAAGGTCGCGCTCGTCATCTGGCTCGGCCTCATCGTCACCAAGAAGCAGGCGTACCTGGGCGACTTCGGTAAGGGCGTCCTGCCGATCCTGCTCGTCGGCGGCGGCGCGATCGGCCTCGTGCTGCTCGGCGGCGACCTCGGAACCGTCATGATCATGGGTGCGATGCTGCTCGGAACGCTGTTCCTCATCGGCGTGCGGTTCCGCCTGCTCCTGCCGCCCGTGCTGATCAGCGCCGCGGTGTTCGTGATCGTGGCCGTCTCGAGCGACAACCGCATGCGCCGCATCACCGCGTTCCTCCAGGAGAACTGCGAGCAGGGATCCGGCGACGACTGCTGGCAGATCCAGCACGGACGCTTCGCGCTCGCGAACGGCGGGATCTTCGGCGTCGGCCTCGGCAACTCGACGGCGAAGTGGTCGTGGCTGCCGGCAGCGGACAACGACTTCATCTTCGCGATCATCGGCGAGGAACTGGGCCTGATCGGGGCCATTGTCGTGATCGCGCTGTTCGTGCTGCTCGCGGTCGCGTTCGCGCGCGTGCTGCGCTCGGCGCAGACGCCGTTCGCGAAGACCGTCACGGCCGCCGTCATGGTGTGGGTCATCGGCCAGGCATGTGTCAACATCGGTGTCGTGCTTGGTGTCTTCCCCGTCCTCGGCGTTCCGCTCCCGCTCGTCTCAGCGGGCGGAACGGCGCTCGTCACGACCCTCTTCGCGATCGGCGTCGTGCTCTCGGTCGCCCGCGATCCCGCCGCGACCGCGCGCGCGGCCGCACGGTTCGCAGCCCGGTCCGCCGCTCGCGCCGGGCGCACGCGATGA
- the murF gene encoding UDP-N-acetylmuramoyl-tripeptide--D-alanyl-D-alanine ligase: protein MISLSLHEIATAIDGSLRLRSTDATADTIVDGAVTTDSREIASGDVFFAKRGEFDDGHRFAPAAAEQGAALLVVEQELDLEVPQIVVDDSVVALGALATEVVARVRAAGDLKIVGVTGSNGKTTTKNLLRAVLERVGPTVAARASYNNEVGGPITMLALEADTKYLVAEMGASGVGEIARLVRMARPDIGIVLKVGLAHAGEFGGIEQTVRAKSEMVTDLLPTDVAVLNLDDPRVAPMARLTSARVVTFGLGSGADVRATDVQVHARGTEFTVHVPGGESASVRFGVLGEHHVMNALAAVAASVELGVPLADIVAALEQVTLAERWRMQVMGGRDGITVINDAYNASPDSMSAAIKTLAQVKAPGTQTIAVLGEMSELGEFSGEEHDRIGLLAVRLGVSQLVVVGPGARRLHITAINEGSWDGESAYVETADEAYDLVVASARPGDTVLVKSSNSAGLRHLGDRLGEWFS, encoded by the coding sequence ATGATCTCCCTCAGCCTGCACGAGATCGCCACGGCGATCGACGGGTCCCTTCGACTTCGTTCGACGGATGCCACGGCGGACACGATCGTCGACGGCGCCGTGACCACGGATTCGCGGGAGATCGCCTCCGGCGACGTCTTCTTCGCCAAGCGAGGCGAGTTCGACGACGGACACCGCTTCGCTCCGGCCGCCGCTGAGCAGGGTGCGGCCCTGCTGGTCGTCGAGCAGGAGCTCGACCTCGAGGTCCCGCAGATCGTCGTCGACGATTCGGTCGTCGCGCTCGGCGCCCTCGCGACCGAGGTGGTCGCACGCGTCCGCGCGGCGGGGGACCTGAAGATCGTCGGAGTCACGGGTTCGAACGGCAAGACCACGACGAAGAACCTGCTGCGCGCCGTGCTCGAACGCGTCGGCCCCACGGTCGCCGCGCGCGCCTCGTACAACAACGAGGTCGGCGGACCGATCACGATGCTCGCCCTCGAGGCCGACACGAAGTACCTCGTGGCCGAGATGGGCGCGTCCGGCGTCGGCGAGATCGCCCGACTCGTGCGCATGGCCCGGCCCGACATCGGCATCGTGCTGAAGGTCGGACTCGCCCATGCGGGCGAGTTCGGCGGCATCGAGCAGACGGTCCGGGCGAAGTCCGAGATGGTCACGGACCTGCTGCCGACGGATGTCGCGGTGCTGAACCTCGACGACCCTCGCGTGGCCCCGATGGCCCGGCTCACCTCGGCTCGCGTCGTGACCTTCGGCCTCGGCTCCGGTGCCGACGTGCGCGCGACCGACGTCCAGGTGCACGCGCGCGGCACCGAATTCACCGTGCACGTGCCGGGCGGCGAATCCGCATCGGTGCGCTTCGGCGTGCTCGGCGAGCACCACGTCATGAACGCGCTCGCGGCCGTCGCGGCATCCGTCGAGCTGGGCGTGCCGCTCGCAGACATCGTCGCGGCGCTCGAGCAGGTCACCCTCGCGGAGCGATGGCGCATGCAGGTCATGGGCGGCCGAGACGGCATCACCGTGATCAACGACGCCTACAACGCCAGCCCCGACTCGATGAGCGCGGCGATCAAGACCCTCGCCCAGGTGAAGGCGCCCGGCACGCAGACGATCGCCGTGCTCGGCGAGATGAGCGAGCTGGGGGAGTTCTCTGGCGAGGAGCACGACCGCATCGGATTGCTGGCCGTGCGGCTCGGCGTCTCGCAGCTCGTCGTCGTCGGCCCCGGTGCGCGTCGGCTGCACATCACGGCGATCAACGAGGGATCGTGGGACGGCGAGTCGGCCTACGTCGAGACGGCCGACGAGGCGTACGACCTCGTCGTCGCGTCCGCCCGGCCCGGTGACACCGTGCTGGTGAAATCGTCGAACTCGGCGGGTCTGCGCCACCTCGGCGACCGACTGGGAGAATGGTTCTCGTGA
- the mraY gene encoding phospho-N-acetylmuramoyl-pentapeptide-transferase, with the protein MRALLSAGALSLAFTLFLTPLFIRLFVKLGWGQFIRDDGPQSHHVKRGTPTMGGIVFILGTLFGYFVATLLLSNEKPTATGLLVLFMMVGLGFVGFLDDFLKTRKKQSLGLGGWAKVAGQTAVAAAFALLAINFPNAEGVTPASTSISFIRDLPLDFMVFGTVLGTIIYVIWICLITAAASNGVNVTDGLDGLAGGASVLAIGSFIIIGFWQFNQSAFGPNLNPSDAYRAYDVRDPLDIAIVASAIVGGLIGFLWWNTNPAKIYMGDTGSLALGGALAALAIVSQTELLLVLIGGIFVIETGSVIVQRAYFKLTGGKRIFLMSPIHHHFELKGWAEVTIVVRFWLIAGMFVAAGVGAFYFEWLQR; encoded by the coding sequence GTGAGAGCACTTCTGAGCGCCGGCGCCTTGTCGCTCGCCTTCACGCTGTTCCTGACCCCGCTGTTCATCCGGCTCTTCGTGAAGTTGGGCTGGGGCCAATTCATCCGCGACGACGGCCCGCAGAGCCATCACGTCAAGCGCGGCACGCCCACCATGGGCGGCATCGTCTTCATCCTGGGCACGCTGTTCGGCTACTTCGTCGCGACCCTGCTGCTCAGCAACGAGAAGCCCACGGCTACCGGACTCCTCGTGCTGTTCATGATGGTCGGGCTCGGGTTCGTCGGCTTCCTCGACGACTTCCTGAAGACGCGCAAGAAGCAGAGCCTCGGGCTCGGCGGCTGGGCGAAGGTCGCCGGGCAGACCGCGGTCGCGGCCGCGTTCGCCCTGCTCGCGATCAACTTCCCGAACGCCGAGGGCGTGACGCCCGCGAGCACGAGCATCTCGTTCATCCGCGACCTGCCCCTCGACTTCATGGTCTTCGGGACGGTCCTCGGCACGATCATCTACGTCATCTGGATCTGCCTGATCACCGCTGCCGCCTCGAACGGCGTCAACGTGACCGACGGTCTCGACGGCCTCGCCGGGGGCGCATCCGTGCTCGCGATCGGGTCCTTCATCATCATCGGGTTCTGGCAGTTCAACCAGTCCGCGTTCGGACCGAACCTGAATCCGAGCGACGCGTACCGCGCCTACGACGTGCGCGACCCGCTCGACATCGCGATCGTCGCGTCGGCGATCGTCGGAGGCCTCATCGGGTTCCTGTGGTGGAACACGAACCCGGCGAAGATCTACATGGGCGACACGGGCTCGCTCGCCCTCGGCGGTGCACTCGCGGCGCTCGCGATCGTGAGCCAGACCGAACTGCTCCTCGTGCTCATCGGCGGCATCTTCGTCATCGAGACCGGCTCGGTGATCGTGCAACGCGCGTACTTCAAGCTCACCGGCGGCAAACGCATCTTCCTGATGAGTCCGATCCATCATCACTTCGAGTTGAAGGGCTGGGCGGAGGTCACGATCGTCGTGCGCTTCTGGCTCATCGCGGGCATGTTCGTCGCCGCGGGCGTCGGCGCCTTCTACTTCGAGTGGCTGCAACGATGA
- the murC gene encoding UDP-N-acetylmuramate--L-alanine ligase, whose amino-acid sequence MTIKPDLSTSIPSELGAVHFVGIGGSGMSGIARLFLGAGHRVTGSDVRDSANVGALRELGAEIAIGHDAANLGDDIDTVVVTGALWQDNPEYRLALSRGLPVLHRSQALAALIAGQRLVSVAGAHGKTTSTGMIVTGLLALGADPSFVNGGVLADLGLSAASGEGELFVVEADESDGSFLLYDTSVALITNVDPDHLDHYGSRDAFEQAFVEFADRAREFVVISSDDAGAVRVHERLSHDRVVTFGEAADATVRVHSVVTDGPVAFAVDYEGATYEARLAIPGHHNAINAAGAFAVLTGLGFDPAAALAGIARFAGTGRRFELHGEVGGVSVYDDYAHHPTEVAAALAAARTVVGDGRIIAVHQPHTYSRTQAFAKEFAEVLEQYADETVVLDVYGAREDPVPGVTGALVSERFAHPEHVAFIADWQAAADHTAQIARSGDFVITLGCGDVYRIVPQLLGSLERELG is encoded by the coding sequence GTGACCATCAAGCCCGACCTGTCCACCTCGATCCCGTCCGAGCTCGGCGCCGTGCATTTCGTCGGCATCGGCGGTTCGGGAATGAGCGGCATCGCGCGCCTGTTCCTCGGCGCCGGACACCGCGTCACAGGCTCTGACGTGCGCGACTCGGCGAACGTGGGCGCGCTTCGCGAGCTCGGCGCGGAGATCGCGATCGGGCACGATGCCGCGAACCTCGGCGACGACATCGACACCGTCGTCGTGACGGGCGCGCTCTGGCAGGACAACCCCGAGTACCGGCTCGCGCTCTCGCGTGGGCTGCCGGTCCTGCACCGGTCGCAGGCGCTGGCCGCGCTCATCGCCGGGCAGCGCCTCGTGTCGGTGGCGGGCGCGCATGGAAAGACGACCTCGACGGGCATGATCGTGACCGGCCTGCTCGCGCTCGGCGCCGACCCGAGCTTCGTGAACGGCGGCGTGCTGGCCGACCTCGGACTGAGCGCGGCCTCGGGCGAGGGCGAGCTCTTCGTGGTCGAGGCCGACGAGTCCGACGGCTCGTTCCTGCTCTACGACACGTCGGTCGCGCTCATCACGAACGTCGATCCCGACCACCTCGACCACTACGGTTCGCGTGACGCGTTCGAGCAGGCGTTCGTCGAGTTCGCCGACCGGGCACGCGAGTTCGTCGTCATCTCGAGCGACGACGCCGGCGCCGTGCGCGTGCACGAGCGACTGTCGCACGATCGCGTCGTCACGTTCGGCGAGGCGGCCGACGCGACGGTCCGCGTGCACTCGGTCGTCACCGACGGCCCGGTCGCGTTCGCCGTGGACTACGAGGGGGCGACCTACGAGGCCCGCCTCGCGATCCCCGGGCACCACAACGCCATCAACGCCGCCGGAGCGTTCGCCGTGCTCACGGGCCTCGGGTTCGACCCCGCAGCGGCCCTCGCGGGCATCGCGCGCTTCGCCGGAACGGGCCGCCGGTTCGAGCTGCACGGCGAGGTCGGCGGCGTGAGCGTCTACGACGACTACGCGCACCACCCGACCGAGGTCGCAGCGGCCCTGGCCGCCGCGCGCACGGTCGTCGGCGACGGACGGATCATCGCGGTGCACCAGCCGCACACCTACAGCCGCACGCAGGCGTTCGCGAAGGAGTTCGCGGAGGTGCTCGAGCAGTACGCCGACGAGACGGTCGTGCTCGACGTCTACGGTGCACGTGAGGACCCGGTCCCCGGTGTCACGGGTGCACTGGTGAGCGAGCGCTTCGCGCACCCCGAGCACGTCGCGTTCATCGCCGACTGGCAGGCCGCCGCGGACCACACGGCGCAGATCGCGCGGTCGGGCGACTTCGTCATCACGCTAGGGTGCGGCGACGTCTACCGCATCGTGCCCCAGCTGCTCGGCTCGCTCGAACGCGAGCTCGGATGA
- the murD gene encoding UDP-N-acetylmuramoyl-L-alanine--D-glutamate ligase — MTGADAGGGRLDSLTSWHADWSGLRVLVLGAGVTGFAVADTLAELGAEVLLAATNVDDERGRILDVIGVRVLRHPLDSVPDDIVGFAPELVVASPGFHPDNAVLEWAASSAVPVWGDIELAWRVRDKVNAADWILVTGTNGKTTTTQLAATLLAANGLRAAPCGNIGVPVLDAVRDPGGFDVLVVELSSYQLHALPIEGPGALHPLASVCLNVADDHLDWHGSADAYRAAKAKVYANTRIACVFNRADEATRRMVEDAEVEEGARAIGFGLDVPGPSDFGLVEGILCDRAFLDERHSTALEIITVDELEPRGLAAPHIVANILAASALVRAAGVPVGVIHDALGEFTLDAHRIQTVALSGGIRWVDDSKATNPHAAEASLRAFPRVVWIVGGLLKGVDVDGLVAAHAGRLRAAVVIGVDRQALVAAFARHASDVPLFEVDADDTGTVMALAVGFAESIAEDGDTVLLAPAAASMDQFADYADRGRRFQQAVRARLDGEADADSAPHGPHEPDTRG, encoded by the coding sequence ATGACCGGAGCGGATGCCGGTGGCGGCCGCCTCGACTCCCTGACGAGCTGGCACGCCGACTGGAGCGGCCTGCGCGTGCTCGTGCTCGGCGCCGGCGTCACCGGCTTCGCGGTCGCCGACACGCTCGCGGAGCTCGGCGCCGAGGTGCTGCTCGCTGCGACGAACGTCGACGACGAGCGCGGCCGGATCCTCGACGTCATCGGCGTCCGGGTGCTGCGGCATCCGCTGGACTCGGTGCCCGACGACATCGTCGGCTTCGCGCCCGAACTCGTCGTCGCCTCGCCGGGGTTCCACCCCGACAACGCCGTGCTCGAGTGGGCCGCGTCGTCGGCCGTGCCCGTCTGGGGCGACATCGAGCTCGCCTGGCGCGTGCGCGACAAGGTGAACGCGGCCGACTGGATCCTCGTCACCGGCACGAACGGCAAGACGACGACGACGCAGCTCGCCGCGACCCTGCTCGCGGCGAACGGGCTGCGTGCTGCGCCATGCGGCAACATCGGCGTTCCGGTGCTCGACGCCGTGCGCGATCCCGGCGGGTTCGACGTGCTCGTCGTCGAGCTCTCGAGCTACCAGCTGCATGCGCTGCCGATCGAGGGGCCGGGCGCGCTGCATCCGCTCGCGAGCGTGTGCCTGAACGTGGCCGACGACCACCTCGACTGGCACGGCTCGGCCGACGCCTATCGTGCCGCCAAGGCGAAGGTCTACGCCAATACGCGCATCGCCTGCGTGTTCAATCGCGCCGACGAGGCGACGCGTCGCATGGTCGAGGACGCCGAGGTCGAGGAGGGAGCCCGCGCGATCGGCTTCGGACTCGACGTGCCGGGTCCGAGCGACTTCGGCCTGGTCGAGGGCATCCTGTGCGACCGGGCGTTCCTCGACGAACGGCACTCCACGGCGCTCGAGATCATCACGGTCGACGAGCTCGAGCCGCGCGGGCTCGCCGCGCCGCACATCGTCGCGAACATCCTCGCCGCCTCGGCCCTCGTGCGAGCCGCGGGCGTGCCGGTCGGCGTCATCCACGACGCGCTCGGCGAGTTCACGCTCGACGCGCATCGCATCCAGACGGTGGCCCTGTCGGGCGGCATCCGCTGGGTCGACGACTCGAAGGCGACCAACCCGCACGCGGCGGAGGCGTCGCTGCGGGCGTTCCCACGCGTCGTGTGGATCGTCGGCGGCCTGCTGAAGGGCGTCGACGTCGACGGGCTCGTCGCCGCGCACGCCGGGCGCCTCAGGGCCGCAGTCGTGATCGGCGTCGATCGGCAGGCGCTCGTCGCCGCGTTCGCCCGACACGCGAGCGACGTGCCGCTGTTCGAGGTCGATGCCGATGACACTGGAACGGTCATGGCACTGGCCGTCGGATTCGCCGAGTCGATCGCCGAAGACGGGGACACGGTGCTGCTGGCACCGGCCGCCGCGTCGATGGACCAGTTCGCCGACTACGCCGATCGGGGCCGGCGGTTCCAGCAGGCGGTACGAGCACGATTGGATGGTGAGGCGGATGCCGACTCCGCCCCGCACGGCCCGCACGAACCCGATACCCGAGGCTGA
- the murG gene encoding undecaprenyldiphospho-muramoylpentapeptide beta-N-acetylglucosaminyltransferase, whose protein sequence is MTVYLLAGGGTAGHVNPLLAVADRLRERDPGAEVLVLGTAEGLEARLVPARGYELLTIAKVPFPRRPNGAAVRFPKRFRDSVAEVREIITQRGVDVVVGFGGYVSTPAYLAARRLGVPVAIHEANAKPGLANRLGSRWAETVGVVFSGTPLRHAEVVGMPLRREIEQLDRAALRGTAAEFFGLDPDRPVLLATGGSLGARRINRTMTASAEAVTAAGWQVLHITGANSDVSDPGIADYRMLEYADRMDLALSVADAAVSRAGAATVSELAALGIPSVLVPYPVGNGEQRFNAADVVAAGGAVLVDDADFTPEWVAETVLPLLADEGRVAGMAAAAASVGHRDGTDRMIDLIDAASGANAGGTAADA, encoded by the coding sequence ATGACCGTCTACCTGCTGGCCGGCGGAGGCACCGCCGGCCACGTGAACCCGCTGCTCGCCGTCGCCGATCGGCTGCGCGAGCGCGACCCGGGTGCCGAGGTGCTCGTGCTCGGCACGGCCGAGGGTCTCGAGGCGCGGCTCGTGCCGGCTCGCGGCTACGAGCTCCTGACGATCGCGAAGGTGCCGTTCCCGCGTCGTCCGAACGGGGCGGCGGTCCGGTTCCCGAAGCGCTTCCGCGACTCGGTCGCAGAGGTGCGCGAGATCATCACGCAACGGGGCGTCGACGTCGTCGTCGGATTCGGCGGCTACGTGTCGACGCCGGCCTACCTCGCGGCGCGACGTCTGGGCGTGCCCGTCGCGATCCACGAGGCCAACGCGAAGCCGGGCCTCGCGAACCGGCTCGGTTCCCGGTGGGCCGAGACCGTCGGCGTCGTGTTCAGCGGCACCCCGCTGCGGCACGCCGAGGTCGTCGGCATGCCGCTGCGCCGCGAGATCGAGCAGCTCGACCGCGCCGCGCTGCGGGGCACCGCTGCGGAGTTCTTCGGCCTCGATCCCGACCGGCCCGTGCTGCTCGCCACCGGCGGATCCCTCGGCGCACGGCGCATCAATCGCACGATGACGGCCTCGGCCGAGGCGGTCACGGCTGCGGGCTGGCAGGTGCTGCACATCACGGGTGCGAACTCCGACGTGAGCGATCCCGGCATCGCCGACTACCGCATGCTCGAATACGCCGATCGCATGGACCTCGCGCTCTCGGTCGCCGACGCGGCCGTGTCCCGAGCTGGCGCGGCGACGGTGAGCGAGCTCGCGGCGCTCGGCATCCCGTCGGTGCTCGTTCCCTACCCCGTGGGCAACGGCGAGCAGCGGTTCAACGCGGCCGACGTGGTCGCCGCGGGCGGGGCCGTCCTCGTCGACGATGCGGACTTCACGCCAGAATGGGTCGCCGAGACCGTGCTGCCGCTGCTCGCCGACGAGGGGCGCGTGGCCGGTATGGCGGCAGCGGCGGCATCCGTCGGCCACCGCGACGGCACCGATCGCATGATCGACCTCATCGACGCCGCGTCGGGTGCGAATGCCGGCGGCACCGCCGCAGACGCGTAA
- a CDS encoding FtsQ-type POTRA domain-containing protein, with protein MKRPQGFERPAQPRQAAPDAAQRKAQADARPTAPPASNESAARRRRADGASRRPSTAAPGAGSDPASASARTERIEPLRAQRPLRASDPHEDSERPVGADTAAGTAGADPIGAASVGAETARATSAPPSGTPGGWAARRALAKATRARRRYERAEVRRFTVRSRRRRLAWGVSLGAVGLLVVAVLIGAYSPIMALRDVRVEGASRVQAADVAAAFEPMLGTPLALVDRASVQEAMSGFPLIETYQTEAVPPGTLVVRIVERTPVGVIETDDGLALVDAAGVVMDRPESRPEGQPLITVDGGVSGDGFRAVASVVRALPADVRAQVTAASAETADDVTLQVGDAKVVWGSAEESGLKADVLAALLAAAPPGSVSLYDVSAPTSPVTM; from the coding sequence GTGAAGCGGCCGCAGGGGTTCGAACGCCCGGCGCAGCCGCGCCAGGCGGCTCCCGACGCGGCGCAGCGCAAGGCGCAGGCCGACGCGAGGCCGACGGCGCCCCCTGCGTCGAACGAGTCCGCCGCACGTCGTCGGCGAGCGGATGGCGCGTCCCGACGGCCCTCGACGGCCGCACCGGGCGCCGGTTCCGATCCGGCCTCCGCCTCGGCGCGCACCGAGCGCATCGAGCCGCTCCGGGCACAGAGACCACTTCGCGCGAGCGACCCGCACGAGGATTCCGAACGACCCGTCGGCGCCGACACTGCGGCCGGCACGGCCGGAGCAGACCCGATCGGGGCGGCATCCGTCGGCGCGGAGACGGCCCGTGCGACCTCTGCGCCACCGTCCGGGACGCCCGGCGGCTGGGCTGCGCGGCGCGCACTGGCGAAGGCGACTCGGGCCCGACGCCGGTACGAGCGGGCGGAGGTGCGCCGCTTCACGGTCAGGTCGAGGCGGCGAAGGCTCGCGTGGGGCGTCTCGCTCGGTGCGGTCGGCCTGCTCGTCGTCGCCGTGCTGATCGGCGCCTACTCGCCGATCATGGCGCTGCGCGACGTCCGGGTCGAGGGTGCTTCGAGGGTGCAGGCGGCCGACGTCGCCGCCGCGTTCGAGCCCATGCTGGGCACGCCGCTCGCCCTCGTCGATCGCGCGAGCGTGCAGGAGGCGATGTCGGGGTTCCCGCTCATCGAGACGTACCAGACCGAGGCGGTGCCGCCCGGCACGCTCGTGGTGCGCATCGTGGAGCGCACGCCGGTGGGCGTGATCGAGACCGACGACGGACTCGCGCTCGTCGACGCCGCGGGCGTCGTCATGGATCGGCCCGAGTCGAGGCCCGAGGGCCAGCCGCTCATCACGGTCGACGGGGGCGTCTCGGGCGACGGGTTCCGCGCGGTCGCGAGCGTCGTCCGTGCCCTGCCGGCCGACGTCAGGGCCCAGGTCACGGCGGCCTCGGCCGAGACCGCCGACGATGTCACGCTGCAGGTCGGCGACGCGAAGGTCGTGTGGGGGAGCGCCGAGGAGTCGGGCCTCAAGGCCGACGTGCTGGCCGCGCTCCTCGCCGCCGCGCCACCGGGGTCGGTGTCCCTGTACGATGTCTCAGCGCCGACGAGTCCGGTCACGATGTGA
- the ftsZ gene encoding cell division protein FtsZ has translation MSTNQNYLAVIKVVGIGGGGVNAVNRMIELGLRGVEFIAINTDAQALLMSDADVKLDVGRDLTRGLGAGADPEVGRRAAEDHAEEIEEALAGADMVFVTAGEGGGTGTGGAPVVARIAKSIGALTIGVVTKPFGFEGKRRQTQAEQGVARLKEEVDTLIVVPNDRLLEISDRGISMLEAFATADQVLLAGVQGITDLITTPGLINLDFADVKSVMQGAGSALMGIGSSRGADRAIKAAELAVASPLLEASIDGAHGVLLSIQGGSNLGIFEINDAARLVQEAVHPEANIIFGAVIDDTLGDEVRVTVIAAGFDGGEPNAKPVEVRREQLVPAAASVGVGAGAAAGGGADSADVIGEIDIDELVETANWGGPETSTADQIVSDPAFDSADDDLDIPDFLK, from the coding sequence ATGTCGACTAACCAGAACTACCTCGCCGTCATCAAGGTGGTCGGCATCGGCGGCGGCGGCGTCAACGCCGTCAACCGCATGATCGAGCTCGGCCTTCGCGGCGTCGAGTTCATCGCGATCAACACCGACGCGCAGGCGCTGCTCATGAGCGACGCGGACGTCAAGCTCGACGTCGGTCGCGACCTGACCCGCGGCCTCGGCGCAGGAGCCGACCCCGAGGTCGGTCGCCGGGCTGCCGAAGACCACGCCGAGGAGATCGAGGAGGCGCTGGCCGGCGCCGACATGGTCTTCGTCACGGCCGGAGAGGGCGGCGGCACCGGCACGGGCGGCGCGCCCGTCGTCGCACGCATCGCCAAGTCGATCGGCGCGCTCACCATCGGTGTCGTCACCAAGCCGTTCGGCTTCGAGGGCAAGCGCCGACAGACCCAGGCCGAGCAGGGCGTCGCCCGCCTGAAGGAAGAGGTCGACACCCTCATCGTGGTGCCGAACGACCGCCTGCTCGAGATCAGCGACCGCGGCATCTCGATGCTCGAGGCGTTCGCGACGGCCGACCAGGTGCTCCTCGCCGGTGTGCAGGGCATCACCGACCTCATCACGACCCCCGGTCTCATCAACCTCGACTTCGCCGACGTCAAGTCGGTCATGCAGGGCGCGGGTTCCGCGCTCATGGGCATCGGGTCCTCGCGGGGGGCCGATCGAGCCATCAAGGCGGCCGAGCTCGCGGTCGCGAGCCCGCTACTCGAGGCCTCGATCGACGGCGCGCACGGCGTGCTGCTCTCCATCCAGGGCGGTTCGAACCTCGGCATCTTCGAGATCAACGACGCCGCGCGGCTCGTGCAGGAGGCCGTGCACCCCGAGGCCAACATCATCTTCGGTGCCGTCATCGACGACACGCTCGGCGATGAGGTGCGCGTCACGGTCATCGCCGCCGGTTTCGACGGCGGCGAGCCCAACGCGAAGCCGGTCGAGGTGCGACGCGAGCAGCTCGTGCCGGCGGCCGCCTCGGTGGGGGTCGGTGCAGGCGCTGCTGCGGGCGGCGGAGCCGATTCCGCAGACGTCATCGGCGAGATCGACATCGACGAGCTGGTGGAGACCGCGAACTGGGGCGGGCCCGAGACCTCGACGGCCGACCAGATCGTCTCCGACCCGGCGTTCGACTCCGCCGACGACGACCTCGACATCCCCGACTTCCTGAAGTGA